One genomic segment of Candidatus Methylomirabilota bacterium includes these proteins:
- a CDS encoding nitric-oxide reductase, giving the protein WNEKLIKGVFWSLQVGLVLMMMLDLFPVGLYQVSTVFKQGLWAARAQAHVTDNVWITLTWMRTVGGAIFLFGGVLPLAYFILSRAGRMVREATVVEEGEWTIYDKEKAKEREAWAAGDEAF; this is encoded by the coding sequence CCTGGAATGAAAAGCTGATCAAGGGCGTGTTCTGGTCGCTGCAGGTCGGCCTGGTGCTGATGATGATGTTGGATCTGTTCCCGGTTGGCCTGTATCAGGTTTCGACCGTCTTCAAGCAAGGCCTCTGGGCTGCTCGAGCGCAGGCGCACGTAACGGATAACGTGTGGATCACCTTGACGTGGATGCGCACGGTTGGTGGGGCGATCTTCCTCTTTGGCGGTGTATTGCCTCTAGCCTATTTCATTCTGTCGAGGGCAGGGCGGATGGTCCGCGAGGCCACTGTCGTTGAGGAAGGCGAATGGACCATCTACGACAAGGAGAAAGCGAAGGAGAGAGAAGCGTGGGCAGCCGGAGACGAGGCGTTCTAG